A genomic stretch from Elusimicrobiota bacterium includes:
- a CDS encoding tetratricopeptide repeat protein, with protein sequence MKSLLIILFAAAPAFCEPQAQENTLSAEQLEQAVKQEPGNASLYLRLGFAYSKLQKADEAQAAFETVIRLDPSKDAAYFMLGLIYEKKGLKEKAIAAWKAYLEREPDAHMRRKAFKHLHNLQD encoded by the coding sequence ATGAAGAGCCTACTTATAATTCTTTTTGCGGCGGCCCCGGCTTTCTGCGAGCCGCAGGCCCAGGAAAACACCTTGTCGGCGGAGCAGCTGGAGCAGGCCGTAAAACAGGAGCCGGGCAACGCCTCCCTTTACCTGCGTTTGGGGTTTGCGTACAGCAAACTGCAAAAGGCTGACGAGGCCCAGGCCGCTTTTGAAACGGTGATCCGCCTTGACCCTTCAAAAGACGCGGCTTATTTTATGCTGGGGCTTATATACGAGAAGAAAGGCCTTAAGGAAAAAGCCATAGCGGCCTGGAAAGCATATCTTGAGCGGGAACCGGACGCCCATATGCGGAGAAAGGCGTTTAAACACCTGCATAACCTGCAAGACTGA
- a CDS encoding phosphatase PAP2 family protein gives MSVKKFIALMILAAAAACSAQRPVRSVYKPPTQLFYAQEAAIQAIDLTPPPADGSEADKKDLSEVLRMQNDRTPQDCARVKREAASGYESFFGDIGPFPLPVPPEAAAFLKRVRADAARSTYVFQKRFARKRPFLRDPEIKPCLPLEDGYAYPSGHSTLAMTFALVLADLRPDLREQLLARASSVARGRALGGVHHPSDTEAGKELAIALYAEIAKSPSYNEDLAKIVKYIKPAENAR, from the coding sequence ATGTCCGTAAAGAAATTTATCGCGCTGATGATTTTGGCAGCCGCGGCAGCCTGCTCCGCGCAGCGCCCGGTCCGGTCCGTTTACAAACCGCCCACGCAGTTATTTTACGCGCAGGAAGCGGCCATACAGGCCATCGATCTTACCCCGCCGCCCGCGGACGGTTCGGAAGCCGACAAAAAAGATCTCTCCGAGGTGCTGCGTATGCAGAATGACAGAACTCCGCAGGACTGCGCGCGCGTAAAGCGCGAGGCTGCCTCCGGCTACGAATCCTTCTTTGGCGACATCGGCCCCTTCCCGCTGCCGGTGCCGCCGGAGGCGGCAGCCTTCCTGAAGCGCGTGCGCGCGGACGCGGCCCGCTCCACCTATGTTTTTCAAAAGCGCTTCGCCCGCAAAAGGCCTTTTCTGCGCGACCCGGAAATAAAGCCCTGTTTGCCGCTTGAAGACGGCTACGCCTACCCCAGCGGCCACTCAACGCTGGCCATGACATTCGCCTTGGTGCTGGCGGACCTGCGCCCGGACCTGCGCGAACAGCTGCTGGCCCGGGCTTCATCCGTGGCCAGGGGCAGGGCGCTCGGCGGCGTGCACCACCCTTCGGACACGGAAGCCGGCAAGGAACTGGCAATCGCCCTGTACGCCGAAATAGCGAAATCCCCCTCCTACAACGAGGACCTTGCGAAAATTGTAAAATACATCAAACCCGCGGAAAACGCGCGTTAA
- a CDS encoding hybrid sensor histidine kinase/response regulator, with protein sequence MVTSGKELLDEMKPSMSSRGLELVCVPTLKYAADRLAAGDCTALVVDFGRVAPTEREAFLALHKQNPKVHLFTLETIGSNAPGVSSPLRRLGWPLPVGFADQIRVTNRPVVILADQVLFTTAAVQGAFQQAGVQPVYLESTNGLVELVYQQNEARAHAPQPTKPKNFWSRLGVEKEAAPEEPAQLPGNVVVVLFAGIPEEAGLLDSRIRTATPEAVCYLISGTDMVRYAIQALKDSHPVALPREQAGRIAAILIDSSEGAAVRPKEKGRILLLDSFKPSLTSLDQALASAGYEVTPFMDGEEALKICEKGAFHLAVIGTAITFAQHSGAELAQKLRERDPDLRIIFMVDRYPLQAALQGVSQVVELGLDDALLKPVEASRLIFSVERALERRFLLLENARLLKEMQELNRQLAAVNGFQKNFFATVAHDVKSPLTAILGYSEVLTGKLKAMPSEQRYASNIQTSAKTLNVLISDLVDLAAIESGKLRVDIGTLNLLAVVQDVCARVEIAAQKRNLHFGMEIPPVLPPLAGDDARIGQVVQNLCTNAIQYTKEGGRITIKVETAPDKVFVSVIDTGIGISKEDLPRVWERFFQTEAAKGMRKAGFGLGLKIAREIVQRHGGEMGIESELGVGSRFFFHIPIKK encoded by the coding sequence GTGGTCACGAGCGGAAAGGAACTCCTTGACGAGATGAAGCCGTCCATGTCGAGCAGGGGCCTCGAGCTCGTCTGCGTGCCGACCCTGAAATACGCGGCTGACCGGCTGGCCGCCGGCGATTGTACCGCCCTGGTGGTGGACTTCGGCCGGGTCGCCCCGACCGAGCGCGAGGCTTTCCTCGCCTTACATAAACAAAACCCCAAGGTCCATCTCTTCACGCTGGAGACCATCGGCAGCAATGCGCCGGGCGTCTCCTCGCCGCTGCGCCGTCTGGGCTGGCCGCTGCCTGTGGGGTTCGCGGATCAGATCAGGGTCACGAACCGTCCGGTAGTCATTCTGGCCGACCAGGTCCTGTTCACGACAGCGGCCGTGCAGGGCGCTTTCCAGCAGGCCGGAGTTCAGCCTGTGTACCTGGAATCCACCAATGGCCTGGTTGAGTTGGTTTACCAGCAGAACGAGGCCCGCGCTCACGCCCCCCAGCCCACGAAGCCCAAGAACTTCTGGTCACGCCTGGGCGTAGAAAAAGAAGCCGCGCCCGAAGAGCCCGCGCAGCTCCCGGGCAATGTTGTGGTGGTGTTGTTTGCCGGGATCCCGGAGGAGGCCGGATTGCTGGACTCCCGCATCCGGACCGCGACTCCGGAGGCCGTCTGCTATCTCATATCGGGCACGGATATGGTGCGCTACGCGATCCAGGCGCTTAAGGACAGTCATCCCGTGGCCCTTCCGCGGGAACAGGCCGGGCGCATCGCCGCCATCCTGATCGACAGCAGCGAAGGCGCCGCAGTCCGCCCCAAGGAGAAGGGGCGCATCCTCCTGCTGGATAGTTTCAAGCCGAGCCTGACCTCCCTGGACCAGGCCTTGGCGAGCGCGGGCTACGAGGTCACCCCTTTTATGGACGGCGAGGAGGCCCTGAAGATCTGTGAAAAGGGGGCATTCCATCTTGCGGTCATCGGCACTGCGATCACCTTCGCGCAGCATTCAGGGGCGGAACTCGCCCAGAAGCTGCGCGAACGGGATCCCGACCTGCGCATAATTTTCATGGTGGACCGGTATCCTCTTCAGGCCGCGCTGCAGGGGGTCAGCCAGGTCGTGGAGCTTGGACTGGACGACGCGCTTTTGAAGCCCGTAGAGGCCTCGCGCCTCATTTTTTCGGTGGAGAGGGCCCTGGAGCGGCGCTTCCTGCTGCTGGAGAACGCGCGCCTGCTCAAAGAGATGCAGGAACTGAACCGGCAGCTGGCCGCGGTTAACGGCTTCCAGAAGAATTTCTTCGCCACGGTGGCCCACGACGTAAAGAGCCCGCTGACCGCCATCCTCGGCTACTCCGAGGTCCTGACCGGCAAGCTCAAGGCAATGCCCAGCGAACAAAGATACGCATCCAACATCCAGACCTCGGCGAAAACGCTCAACGTCCTGATCTCCGACCTGGTTGACCTGGCCGCTATAGAATCCGGCAAACTGCGCGTGGACATAGGGACGCTGAACCTGCTTGCGGTAGTCCAGGACGTGTGCGCACGCGTAGAGATAGCGGCCCAGAAACGGAACCTGCACTTCGGCATGGAGATCCCGCCCGTCCTTCCGCCGCTGGCCGGCGACGACGCCCGCATAGGCCAGGTGGTACAGAACCTCTGCACCAACGCCATCCAGTACACCAAGGAAGGCGGCAGGATAACCATAAAAGTGGAAACCGCCCCCGACAAGGTTTTCGTCAGCGTGATAGACACCGGCATCGGCATCTCCAAGGAAGACCTGCCCCGCGTGTGGGAGCGCTTCTTCCAGACAGAGGCGGCCAAGGGCATGCGCAAGGCCGGTTTCGGCCTGGGCCTGAAGATCGCGCGGGAGATAGTCCAGAGGCACGGCGGCGAGATGGGTATCGAGTCCGAGCTCGGGGTCGGTTCCCGGTTCTTCTTCCATATCCCGATAAAGAAATAA
- a CDS encoding OmpA family protein — MKKHIVAFSGLILLSGCVSANKYKVKESELSSAHKEIAGLKDDYNAFKDTSQKTDQDLRAQIDALHKSNKDFQDSLDAKKGELSKKVSELIQERDDLSQKLSAKEQEALALTQARDKALEERKTVELAKEAELARVTQTKDQEALALAQARDKALEEKKAAEAAKETELAQVKKNYEDLAANLKSEIANGEITITQLKGKLTVNMVDRILFASGLAVVKADGKKVLERIGSVLNSVKDKYIRIEGHTDNVPISSDLKNKYPTNWELSTARATAVARYLQDVAKVDPQRLVAAGYGEYKPIAPNDTPEHKALNRRIEIVLVPRE; from the coding sequence ATGAAAAAACATATTGTTGCCTTTTCCGGTTTGATCCTTTTGTCGGGATGCGTATCAGCCAATAAATATAAGGTAAAAGAGAGCGAGCTTTCTTCCGCGCACAAAGAAATAGCCGGCCTGAAAGACGATTACAACGCTTTTAAGGATACGTCGCAAAAAACCGATCAGGACCTCCGCGCGCAGATAGACGCGCTTCATAAATCCAACAAAGACTTCCAGGACTCCCTGGACGCCAAAAAAGGCGAGCTGTCAAAGAAAGTCTCCGAACTTATACAAGAAAGGGACGACCTTTCGCAGAAACTCTCCGCCAAGGAACAGGAAGCGCTCGCTCTGACCCAGGCCCGGGATAAGGCGCTGGAGGAAAGGAAAACGGTGGAACTGGCCAAGGAGGCCGAACTGGCCCGGGTAACACAAACCAAGGACCAGGAGGCGCTCGCTCTGGCCCAGGCCCGGGATAAAGCGCTGGAGGAAAAGAAAGCGGCTGAGGCCGCCAAAGAAACCGAACTGGCCCAGGTAAAAAAGAACTACGAGGACCTCGCCGCAAACCTGAAGTCCGAGATAGCGAACGGAGAAATAACTATAACCCAGCTCAAGGGCAAGCTCACCGTCAATATGGTGGACCGCATACTTTTCGCCTCGGGCCTTGCGGTGGTCAAAGCCGACGGTAAGAAGGTCCTTGAGCGGATCGGTTCCGTTTTAAACAGCGTCAAGGACAAGTACATCCGCATAGAAGGCCATACCGACAATGTTCCCATAAGCTCCGATCTGAAAAACAAATATCCGACCAACTGGGAACTTTCAACCGCACGGGCCACGGCCGTGGCCCGTTACCTTCAGGATGTCGCCAAGGTCGATCCCCAGCGGCTTGTTGCGGCGGGCTACGGCGAATACAAGCCCATTGCGCCCAATGACACGCCGGAGCACAAAGCCCTTAACCGGCGCATCGAGATAGTGCTGGTTCCGAGAGAGTAA
- a CDS encoding phosphodiester glycosidase family protein, with the protein MKKQIYTALMTAMAVLPAQLSALDAAAGLRIIRSFEPVPEFSITNANVIEVDPAFFKFAALSARKTAGKSKMNMLALRNLLPEPALITNAGFFNPPDGALIGEFVEDGVRPGGIIYAGKENIDRIFVVRKNGAVDVIDGKEKITDEELAETAYAVAGKSAWPGHSDATNRTAICITGSGKVLLAAVYPVRTLDDLFSYMKYEGCVPEKTIDLDGGGSTQMSYNYGGSSWTLGWERKGNSVPECHMAQDNDDQRCYRPVATFITAEPR; encoded by the coding sequence ATGAAAAAACAAATTTATACGGCCTTGATGACGGCCATGGCCGTTCTGCCGGCGCAATTATCGGCCCTGGACGCCGCGGCCGGCCTCCGGATAATAAGGTCCTTCGAGCCGGTGCCGGAATTTTCGATAACCAACGCCAATGTAATAGAAGTCGACCCGGCTTTTTTCAAATTCGCCGCGCTCAGCGCGCGCAAAACCGCCGGCAAAAGCAAGATGAATATGCTGGCGCTCAGGAACCTGCTGCCCGAGCCGGCTTTGATAACGAACGCCGGCTTCTTTAATCCGCCGGATGGCGCGCTTATAGGAGAGTTCGTTGAGGACGGGGTCAGGCCCGGCGGCATAATATACGCGGGAAAAGAGAACATAGACAGGATATTCGTGGTAAGAAAAAACGGCGCTGTGGACGTGATCGACGGCAAAGAGAAAATAACCGACGAAGAACTGGCCGAAACCGCGTACGCGGTGGCCGGCAAGTCCGCCTGGCCGGGCCACTCCGACGCCACCAACAGGACCGCCATATGCATTACCGGCTCCGGCAAGGTGCTGCTGGCGGCCGTTTACCCGGTCAGAACGCTGGACGATCTTTTCTCCTACATGAAATACGAAGGCTGCGTGCCGGAGAAGACGATAGATCTCGACGGAGGCGGTTCCACGCAGATGTCATATAATTACGGCGGCAGTTCCTGGACCCTGGGCTGGGAGCGCAAAGGGAATTCCGTGCCGGAATGCCACATGGCGCAGGACAACGACGATCAGCGCTGCTACAGGCCAGTGGCCACGTTTATAACGGCGGAGCCGCGCTGA
- a CDS encoding class A beta-lactamase-related serine hydrolase has protein sequence MKRIRSLVLFTCVSLSLSMAASASALTGEEIDSFLKKLAVKVDMTKANVSLVDLTDQADPVRGGYFDRDIVPVASVIKLTLLAGAYRAAKEDGLSFDQLITINKKNYTGTWFPDNDPYPSMKPGQQWKVRDVVEVMVRRSDNIATNTLIDLLNRNVVNDFMKKLGLENTGIRHKLSSGADVQDPEATGWNSMPPYDAATILSLIASEKLVSANASKVMYATLSGQMDTELIKEALPAEASYAGKTGELSAARNDAAIIKAPGRTYILVIFVRLPNSGAKPIIHAITKEVDAFIKAHHPPVAGDI, from the coding sequence ATGAAAAGAATACGTTCACTGGTTTTGTTTACATGTGTTTCCTTAAGTTTGAGTATGGCGGCCTCCGCCTCCGCGCTTACCGGAGAAGAAATAGATTCTTTTTTAAAAAAACTGGCGGTGAAAGTGGATATGACAAAAGCCAACGTATCCCTGGTGGATCTGACGGACCAGGCTGATCCGGTGAGGGGGGGATACTTCGACCGCGACATTGTTCCGGTTGCCAGCGTGATAAAACTTACCCTGCTTGCCGGCGCATACCGGGCCGCGAAGGAAGACGGATTGTCTTTTGATCAGCTGATCACCATAAACAAAAAAAATTACACCGGCACCTGGTTCCCGGACAACGATCCGTATCCCTCTATGAAACCCGGACAGCAGTGGAAAGTCCGTGATGTCGTGGAAGTAATGGTGCGGCGCAGCGACAACATAGCCACCAATACCCTCATAGACCTGCTGAACCGGAACGTGGTAAACGACTTTATGAAAAAACTCGGGCTGGAAAATACCGGGATACGCCATAAATTATCAAGCGGGGCGGATGTTCAGGATCCTGAAGCCACGGGCTGGAATTCAATGCCGCCGTACGACGCGGCGACCATACTCAGCCTTATAGCCTCTGAAAAGCTGGTAAGCGCCAACGCGTCAAAAGTCATGTACGCCACCCTTTCAGGGCAAATGGACACCGAGCTGATAAAAGAAGCGCTTCCGGCGGAAGCGTCTTATGCCGGTAAAACGGGGGAACTCTCGGCGGCAAGGAACGATGCCGCGATAATAAAAGCCCCCGGCAGGACATATATTCTTGTTATATTCGTCAGGCTGCCGAATTCGGGAGCCAAACCGATAATTCACGCCATCACCAAAGAAGTGGACGCTTTCATAAAAGCGCATCATCCCCCGGTTGCCGGCGATATTTAA
- a CDS encoding family 10 glycosylhydrolase yields the protein MDRKLFFSTVLTLALAAAPAGCEEWIYTAGAAGILPPEISAAKKMAVESRGVWVDKSDLYKGMNFMLSALDSLKNANFNTIYLPVWYKGRVAYPGSAYAPIDPDIEKIDPRMLARLIAAAHERGFMVQAWTEYGFGAYHTTDAAADPSRGAILDKNPELTALDKDGLPYEHIKEWGYFYHLCPANPASHKILAALFTEIVAKLPFDALNLDRIRFPNENFCFCEYCKKKFLEDTGYRLTPDIFSDPQRLAAFRRWRKIQVTDFMAKLREMVKAARPGMPVTAAVWYDSELENKGQDWPAWIKKGYLDLALPMIYWPGNDATINSSAALVKDKKKMAVGISAEICTREELKRQVEYIRSKKLSGAAFWYLSPLLGMTDYLRDTVFQEPALPYAGEKE from the coding sequence ATGGACAGAAAACTTTTTTTTTCAACGGTGTTAACGCTGGCCCTGGCCGCGGCACCCGCCGGTTGCGAAGAATGGATTTACACGGCCGGAGCCGCCGGCATCCTGCCGCCGGAAATATCCGCGGCGAAGAAAATGGCCGTTGAGTCGCGCGGCGTGTGGGTGGACAAAAGCGACCTGTACAAGGGCATGAATTTCATGCTGTCCGCGCTGGACAGCCTTAAAAACGCCAACTTCAACACTATATATCTGCCGGTATGGTACAAGGGCCGGGTCGCTTACCCGGGCAGCGCCTACGCGCCTATAGACCCTGACATAGAAAAAATAGACCCGCGGATGCTCGCCAGGCTTATAGCCGCGGCGCATGAGCGCGGCTTCATGGTGCAGGCCTGGACGGAGTACGGCTTCGGCGCCTACCATACCACGGATGCGGCGGCGGATCCCAGCCGCGGAGCGATACTGGACAAGAACCCGGAACTGACCGCCCTGGACAAGGACGGCCTCCCTTACGAGCATATAAAGGAATGGGGATATTTTTACCACCTTTGCCCGGCCAACCCGGCCTCGCATAAAATACTGGCCGCGCTTTTCACCGAGATAGTCGCCAAACTTCCCTTCGACGCGCTGAACCTCGACAGGATACGTTTCCCCAACGAGAATTTTTGTTTCTGCGAATACTGCAAAAAGAAATTCCTGGAGGATACCGGCTACCGCCTGACCCCGGATATATTCTCGGACCCGCAGCGCCTGGCGGCTTTCCGCAGATGGCGCAAGATCCAGGTGACGGACTTTATGGCGAAGCTCAGGGAAATGGTGAAAGCGGCGCGCCCCGGCATGCCTGTTACGGCCGCGGTCTGGTACGACTCCGAGCTTGAGAACAAAGGGCAGGACTGGCCCGCCTGGATAAAGAAAGGCTACCTGGACCTGGCCCTGCCGATGATATACTGGCCGGGCAACGACGCCACCATAAATTCCAGCGCCGCTCTTGTTAAGGACAAGAAAAAAATGGCTGTGGGGATATCCGCCGAGATCTGCACCAGGGAGGAGCTTAAGCGGCAGGTGGAATATATACGCTCTAAAAAGCTTTCAGGCGCGGCTTTCTGGTATTTAAGCCCGCTGCTGGGAATGACGGATTATCTGCGCGACACCGTGTTCCAGGAACCGGCGCTGCCTTACGCCGGAGAAAAGGAATAA
- a CDS encoding polysaccharide deacetylase family protein yields the protein MFNIDIKFFLIAALSASLTAPITAEAKKTVGHAGNALQSLYTPDYLALKNRLIAQLKDHTPGRFGESVRGTRNKLDTGQKVIALTFDACGGRHSGYNAKLIDYLRREKISATLFVTGLWIDRNPEIFKNLAKDPLFEIENHGLLHRVCSITGQSKFGMVATRGIGDVIDEMELNSRKIAALTGRRPVFFRSATAYTDEASALVAQHLGMEVVSYDIVSGDYIPFASAKYMKSSILKQARHGAIVIMHFNHPEWHELEALEKAVPALRAKGFSFGRLEDFARYTKGIE from the coding sequence ATGTTTAATATAGATATAAAATTTTTTTTAATCGCGGCTTTAAGCGCCTCTTTGACGGCGCCTATCACGGCTGAAGCGAAAAAAACGGTCGGACATGCGGGCAATGCCCTTCAATCCCTGTATACGCCGGATTATCTGGCGCTGAAAAACCGGCTCATTGCACAGTTAAAAGATCATACCCCTGGACGGTTCGGGGAGTCCGTGCGCGGCACGCGAAACAAACTGGATACGGGCCAGAAAGTCATCGCTCTTACCTTTGACGCCTGCGGCGGACGCCACAGCGGCTACAACGCGAAGCTTATAGATTATCTGCGCCGCGAGAAAATATCCGCCACGCTTTTTGTCACCGGCCTCTGGATAGACAGAAATCCTGAAATTTTCAAAAACCTGGCAAAAGACCCGCTCTTTGAAATAGAAAATCACGGGCTTTTGCACAGGGTATGTTCCATAACCGGACAAAGCAAGTTCGGTATGGTGGCGACCCGCGGCATCGGCGATGTCATAGACGAAATGGAACTCAATTCCCGCAAGATAGCGGCTTTGACCGGCCGCCGCCCCGTTTTTTTCCGTTCGGCCACGGCCTACACCGACGAGGCAAGCGCCCTGGTGGCGCAGCACCTGGGCATGGAAGTGGTAAGCTACGATATAGTTTCAGGCGACTATATACCTTTTGCCTCGGCTAAATATATGAAAAGCTCCATACTCAAACAGGCCAGGCACGGCGCGATCGTAATAATGCATTTCAACCACCCCGAATGGCACGAGCTTGAAGCGCTTGAAAAAGCCGTGCCGGCGCTCAGGGCAAAGGGCTTTTCCTTCGGCCGGCTTGAGGATTTTGCCCGCTACACGAAAGGGATAGAATAA
- a CDS encoding metallopeptidase TldD-related protein — MKNIYKKSLLSALISLSFCAAAQCAAPEGDAVFKAMNDEMARSMNKLKMDNLQKPYFMAYTVSEGSSCYISATFGSLEGFSSYPYRRLKAEVRVGDKKFDNTNYLGSAWGDYRPPVDYSVALDDNYDSLRFSIWSLTDSAYKNALDTYSKKKAFKESKNITELYDDLVFEPVYTVFLPAVTERLDEVLWQERVKQLSAVFTKYPAVKYSQVSLSYDSGNARFVNSEGSVFKKPYCSGVINIDGDTYSPDGYKLGASARFGFCGAADIPSFETLAAKAGEIAQRLTAMSKSVPMKAYIGPVLFEENAAAKFFDNFFVRNVANPREIWKETNKWSSEYIYRRAGELVERLDMRVMPPFLNVVDDPFARDYNGKALMGHYEVDDEGVPAQKLKLVEKGKLKDIYRSRAATRDFNRSNGHGRGEYHEFVNGGPGNVLIQPEDNPARVLPMAELKKKFLDLCREQELDYCLLVRDIGSFYRSFSAYKVYPADGREEPVHAIEFMGTSLRALRDIVAVSREMKVYSLPWTPPASLVAPSILVQEMEIKKTEDKPDRKPYLEHPFFAK; from the coding sequence ATGAAAAATATTTATAAAAAAAGTCTCTTGTCAGCTTTGATTTCGCTTTCTTTTTGCGCGGCGGCACAGTGCGCAGCACCTGAAGGGGATGCCGTTTTTAAGGCCATGAACGACGAGATGGCGCGCTCCATGAACAAACTGAAAATGGACAATCTGCAGAAACCGTATTTCATGGCATATACCGTAAGCGAAGGCTCCTCCTGCTATATCAGCGCCACCTTCGGCTCCCTGGAGGGGTTTAGTTCCTATCCTTACCGCCGTCTTAAGGCCGAGGTCCGCGTGGGCGATAAAAAATTCGACAACACCAATTATCTGGGAAGCGCCTGGGGGGATTACCGCCCCCCGGTGGATTACAGCGTGGCCCTTGACGACAATTATGACAGCCTGCGCTTCAGTATCTGGTCGCTTACCGACTCCGCCTACAAGAACGCCCTGGATACCTATTCAAAGAAAAAAGCTTTTAAGGAATCAAAAAATATCACCGAGCTGTACGACGACCTTGTTTTTGAGCCGGTTTACACGGTTTTTTTGCCGGCGGTCACTGAGCGGCTTGACGAGGTTCTGTGGCAGGAACGCGTCAAACAGCTGTCGGCGGTTTTCACCAAATATCCGGCCGTGAAGTATTCGCAGGTCTCGCTGAGCTACGATTCCGGCAACGCAAGATTCGTCAACAGCGAGGGCTCGGTGTTTAAAAAGCCGTATTGTTCCGGTGTGATCAATATAGACGGCGACACCTATTCTCCCGACGGCTACAAACTCGGCGCCAGCGCGCGTTTCGGCTTCTGCGGAGCGGCCGACATTCCTTCTTTTGAAACTCTTGCCGCAAAAGCCGGGGAAATAGCCCAACGCCTTACCGCCATGAGCAAGTCCGTGCCCATGAAGGCCTATATCGGCCCCGTGCTTTTTGAAGAGAACGCAGCCGCCAAGTTTTTTGATAATTTTTTCGTGCGCAATGTCGCGAACCCGCGCGAAATATGGAAAGAGACGAATAAATGGTCCAGCGAGTACATTTACAGACGCGCCGGGGAGCTTGTGGAGCGCCTGGATATGCGCGTTATGCCGCCGTTTTTGAACGTGGTGGATGACCCTTTTGCCAGAGATTACAACGGCAAAGCGCTGATGGGCCATTACGAGGTGGACGACGAGGGCGTGCCGGCTCAGAAATTGAAGCTTGTGGAGAAAGGCAAACTTAAGGATATTTACCGGTCCAGGGCAGCCACGCGGGATTTCAACAGATCGAACGGCCATGGCCGCGGCGAGTACCATGAATTCGTAAACGGCGGCCCCGGCAATGTCTTGATCCAGCCCGAGGATAACCCGGCCCGCGTTCTGCCCATGGCCGAACTGAAAAAAAAGTTTCTGGATCTTTGCCGCGAGCAGGAGCTGGACTATTGCCTGCTTGTAAGGGACATAGGCAGTTTTTACCGTTCTTTTTCAGCTTACAAAGTTTACCCGGCCGACGGGCGCGAGGAGCCGGTGCATGCCATAGAGTTTATGGGCACCAGTTTGCGGGCGCTGCGCGACATAGTGGCGGTTTCCAGGGAAATGAAAGTTTACAGTCTTCCATGGACCCCTCCGGCCTCGCTGGTGGCGCCGTCCATACTTGTTCAGGAAATGGAAATTAAAAAAACCGAAGACAAGCCGGATAGAAAGCCGTACCTTGAACATCCGTTCTTCGCCAAGTAG